A single window of Brevundimonas naejangsanensis DNA harbors:
- a CDS encoding alpha/beta fold hydrolase, translating into MSRPAAFAAHAPLMGVPGAACPPGGEGDWFRGAGGLRLRAAFWTPSSLQAKTPRGTVVLSPGRTEPIEKYFELIGNFLARGFCVLAHDWRGQGLSARLLPDRLRGHARAVEEFLDDYARLLDAYEARAPKPWIMVGHSMGGCLNLLTLETGESRFGGALLSSPMLRIKTGKRSMWTVKLAVRWALRNGKAGDYVLDDPDDPFDHTFDNDALTSDRARYDLWRQQLYACPHLALGGPTWGWLAFALDAGERVLKPRALKGVKIPVCVVQAAEDDKVWKQTNRWAARRLGRGRYVEVPTAKHEVIMEVDELRGVFLHEFDALADYVAPGPQAASTSAGARTAEPA; encoded by the coding sequence GTGAGCCGCCCCGCCGCCTTCGCCGCCCATGCGCCGTTGATGGGCGTGCCGGGCGCCGCCTGTCCGCCGGGGGGAGAGGGCGACTGGTTCCGGGGCGCCGGAGGGCTGCGTCTGCGCGCCGCCTTCTGGACGCCGTCGAGCCTGCAGGCCAAGACGCCGCGCGGGACGGTGGTGCTGAGCCCCGGCCGCACCGAGCCGATCGAGAAATACTTCGAGTTGATCGGCAACTTCCTGGCGCGCGGCTTCTGCGTCCTGGCCCACGACTGGCGCGGGCAAGGGCTGTCAGCGCGGCTGTTGCCGGATCGGCTGCGCGGCCACGCCCGGGCGGTCGAGGAGTTCCTGGACGACTACGCCCGCCTGCTGGACGCCTATGAGGCGCGCGCGCCCAAGCCCTGGATCATGGTCGGCCATTCGATGGGCGGGTGTCTGAACCTGTTGACGCTGGAGACGGGCGAGAGCCGGTTCGGCGGCGCCCTGCTGTCCAGCCCCATGTTGCGGATCAAGACCGGCAAGCGGTCGATGTGGACGGTCAAGCTGGCGGTGCGCTGGGCGCTGCGCAACGGCAAGGCGGGCGACTATGTGCTGGACGACCCCGACGACCCCTTCGACCACACGTTCGACAACGACGCCCTGACCTCGGACCGGGCGCGCTATGATCTGTGGCGACAGCAGCTTTACGCCTGTCCGCACCTGGCGCTGGGCGGGCCGACCTGGGGCTGGCTGGCCTTCGCCCTGGACGCCGGCGAGCGGGTGTTGAAGCCCAGAGCGCTGAAAGGCGTGAAGATCCCGGTGTGCGTGGTTCAGGCGGCCGAGGACGACAAGGTGTGGAAGCAGACCAATCGCTGGGCGGCCCGGCGGCTGGGGCGCGGCCGTTACGTCGAGGTGCCCACGGCCAAGCATGAGGTGATCATGGAGGTCGACGAGCTGCGCGGGGTCTTCCTGCACGAGTTCGACGCCCTGGCCGACTATGTGGCGCCGGGGCCGCAAGCGGCCTCGACCTCTGCGGGCGCGCGGACGGCCGAACCCGCCTGA